The Mucilaginibacter rubeus genomic interval TAAAGCTGAGATAGAGATCGACCTGGAAAGCCAAACCATCACCATCTCATCAACCGGCGAAAAAGAAAGCTTCGAGATCAACCCGTACAAAAAAGCCTGCCTGATAAACGGCTATGATGATATCGACTACATCCTGAGCCAAAAAGGCAAGATTGAGGAGTTTGAATCTGTAAGGTAAAAGCTGAAAGGTTAAAGGCGAAGGGTCAGAAACCCGACCAGACTAATGAACCATTGAACAAATGAACTAATGAACCAGTCAACAACCAATAAAGTAATTCAGCGAGAAGGTAAAGGTACCGCCAAATTATTCGACGAACGGAGTTTAGCGAATGATTATGCAACCCTTGCCCCCCTGCTCAGGCCTGGCCTGAAAGTGCTGGATGTGGGTTGTGGCACGGGCGCTATCTCCAAAGATATTGCCGCGTTAGTTGGCGAAAGCGGTCATGTTACGGGCATTGACAATACCGAATATTTTATCCAGAGCGGTAAGGAGACTTACGCTTCGGTTCAAAACCTGGAACTGATCTACACTGATCTGTTCAGCTTTGAGCCTGAAGAAAAGTACGACCTCATCGTTTCGGCCCGTGTGTTACAATGGCTGAGCAATCCAGTTGAGGCTTTAAAGAAAATGTATTCGCTGTTAAAACCAGGTGGCACAGTATCCATTTTGGATTATAACCACGAGGCTTTACAATGGCAGCCGCAACCACCGGTAAGCATGCAGCGCTTTTACGCTACTTTTTTAAGGTGGCGGGGCGATGCCGGTATGAACAACCACATTGCCGAAGATCTGCCCGAATATTTGCAGGAAGCAGGTTTTGCCAATATCGAAGTATTTAATGCCGATGAGGTTTATCAAAAAGGCGAATATAACTTTGAAGGCAAAGCAGGCATCTGGGCAAAAGTAGCCCAGTCAAAGCAAATGGTTGAGGAAGGCTATATTGATGATGAATCGCGCTTGCTGGCTATTGATGAGTACACCAACTGGGTAGAAAATGAAGCCGAGCAAATGGTGATGAAACTAAAAGAAGTATGCGGCGTAAAACCCGAATAAATAAAACATCTATAAAACAAAAAACCGCTGCCTCTGGCAGAGATTAGGGTTATGGGAATTAAAAAACATATATTAGTAATACCCGGCGACGGGATAGGCCCGGAGGTTACCACTTGGGGTAAAGCAGTTTTAGAAAAAATCGGTCAGGATTTTGGCCACGAATTTACTTTTGACGAAGCCCTGATGGGCCATGCGGGTATCGAGGCAACCGGCAATCCGCTGCCTGACGAAACTCTGGCTAAAGCTAAAGCAAGCGATGCTATCCTGTTTGGCGCTATCGGTCACATCAAATATGATAATGACCCGTCGGCCAAAGTACGTCCGGAGCAGGGATTATTAAAGATCCGTAAAGAGCTTGGTTTATACGCCAACCTGCGTCCTATTATGTTGTTTGATGAGCTTTTGGATGCGTCAAGCCTTAAGCCCGAAATATTGAAAGGTACGGATATCCTTTTCTTCCGCGAGTTAACCGGCGACGTTTACTTCGGCGAGAAAAAACGCAGCGAAGATCGTAACACCGCTTCTGACCTGATGATCTATTCACGTTACGAAGTTGAGCGTATAGCAATCAAAGCTTACGAGGCTGCCCGCGTACGTGGTAAAAGGTTATGCTCTGTTGATAAAGCAAACGTATTGGAGGCTTCACGCTTATGGCGCGAGGTGGTACAGGAAATTGCCAAACAATATCCGGATGTTGAAACCGAGCACATGTTTATTGATAACGCGGCCATGCAGTTGGTTAAAAACCCTAAAAAGTTTGATGTGGTATTAACCGCTAACCTTTTTGGTGATATCCTAACCGACGAAGCGTCGCAAATTGCAGGCTCAATGGGTATGCTGGCTTCAGCTTCGGTAGGTGATGGCACAGGATTTTTTGAGCCTATCCACGGTTCGGCACATGATATCGCCGGTCAGGATAAAGCAAATCCGCTGGCCTCTATCTTATCAGTAGCACTGATGCTTGAAATAAGCTTCGGCCTTAAAGAGGAAGCTAAAAAGATAACCGACGCCATTGATGAAACGCTGAAAGACGGTTACCGTACCGGCGATATAGCAGATGCCAATACCGACAAAGCTAAAATCTTAGGCACTACGGCAATGGGCCAAAAAGTGCTTGAATATTTATAGTAGACAGCCATTGTCATGATGACTAAGTTCAGCATCTTCATGATGATCTTGTTCCTCTTTTGTGGCTACGGAGCCAATAACGGAGGAGGGACATTTGCCTTTATCGAGGTGCTGATGGCCATGAGCATGGATGATAATGAAAAGCTCGAAAACCTGGTATTGCTGTTCGCAATAGCAGCCCAGGTAGCCGGAGTTTATGCCATCATCCGCTCAAACAGCAAGCTGATGCTATGGGTAATTATAGCCCTGAGCCTGGCGGTAATAGTTGTAACCGCTGCTTCGGCAGATGCCATTGGTAAAGTGATATGGGTTAACAGCTTGTTTGTGGTGAGTGCAGTAGTTTATATCGCATTGCACTTTAGAAACAAAAAAATATCAATTACCTCTAACGAGGTAACCGGATAAAATAAAAGCGCGGGCAAGTGCGATTCCTTCCCTGGGGAAGGAGGAGGAAGGGGTTAGATAAGCGTGCGGAAAGTATGCATGTTGCAGAAACCCCTCCCTGCCACTACACAATCTGCCGCACCCCTCCCAAGGGAGGGAATTACAAAAATAATCGGTGTAATCAAAAGCATCGGTGTAATCTAAGAAATATGAAATGGAACGCTGATTTGTACGACCAAAAGCATGCCTTCGTATTCAAATACGGGGAAGATGTGCTGGAGTTTCTGGATGTGAAACCGGGTGAGCACATCCTTGATCTGGGTTGCGGTACAGGCCATTTAACCAAACAAATACAAGATAAAGGTGCGGTAGTAAAAGGTACCGATTACTCGCCCGAAATGATAGCCCAGGCTAAACAACTTTACCCGGATGTTGATTTCGCAGTTGAAAACGCTGCCGATTTCTTTACCGACGAAAAATACGACGCTGTTTTTTCAAACGCTGCCCTGCATTGGGTGCTTGATGCTAACGGCGCAATTCGTAGTGTGTTTAACAGCCTCAAAAAAGGCGGGCGTTTTGTTGCCGAAATGGGTGGCAAAGGCAATGTTGAACGCCTGATAGAAGCTACTAAACAGGTGCTTCATAATCATGGTTACCATGAAAAAGCCGATGTAAAAGTTTGGTATTTTCCATCGGTAGGCGAATATACCACCAAACTGGAAGAGCATGGTTTCAGGGTAACGTATGTTATCCACTATGACCGCAAAACCGCGCTTCAGGATGGTGAACAGGGTGTAGCCAAATGGATCACCATGTTTGGCGCTCAATTTTTAGATGGTATCCCGGATGACGAAAAACAACAGATCCTGGCCGAGATCACCAAAAAGCTTGAACCTTTTTATAATGAGAACGGCGAATGGTATGCCGACTACAAAAGGTTACGGTTTATTGCAGTAAAAGAATAGATAGGAGACGTGAGATTTGAGATATGAGATTTTTTTCTCTAACTTGAATTTTGCTTTTTGATAAAAAAACAAAGAAATAAACACCGATGAAGGATAAGGGCATTAATTTCCTATCCAACATCTCAAATCAAAATAAAAAGATATGTTACACGATCCCAACCGCGTTTATGTTTTTGATACCACGCTTCGCGATGGCGAGCAGGTACCGGGTTGCCAGTTAACAACCCCCGAAAAGATTGAGATAGCTAAGGAACTGGAACTACTGGGCGTGGATATTATTGAAGCAGGTTTCCCGGTTTCAAGTCCGGGCGACTTCCAAAGCGTTGTTGAAATTTCAAAAGCTGTTAAAGAGCCTACTGTTTGCGCGCTTACCCGCGCTAACAAAGGTGATATTGACGCAGCTGTAGCATCTCTGCAATATGCCAAACGTCCACGGATCCATACGGGTATCGGTTCGTCTGATATGCACATCAAGCATAAATTTAACAGTACCCGCGAAGAGATTTTAGAGCGCGCTGTTGAAGCGGTTAAATATGCTAAGAAATCTGTTGAGGATATTGAGTTTTACGCCGAAGATGCTGGCAGGGCCGATGTGGTTTACCTGGCCCAGATGGTTGAGGCTGTTATTGCCGCCGGTGCAACTGTGGTAAACATTCCGGATACCAACGGTTACTGCTTACCAGATCAGTACGGTGCCAAGATCAAGTTCCTGAAAGAGAACGTTAAAAATATTGATAAAGCTATTATCTCGGTACATTGTCATAATGACCTTGGTTTGGCTACCGCCAACTCTATAGCCGGCTTACAAAACGGTGCCCGCCAAATTGAAGGTACTATTAACGGTATTGGCGAGCGTGCAGGTAACACTTCTATCGAAGAAGTGGTGATGATCCTGAAAACACACCAAACTTTAGGCTTGCATACTAACATCGACTCTAAAAAGTTTTATGAACTGAGCCAGATGATCCGCACACAAATGCGTATGCCGGTACAGCCTAATAAAGCTATTGTAGGTGCCAATGCCTTTGCCCACAGCTCAGGTATTCACCAGGACGGCTTCCTGAAAATGCGTGAAAACTACGAGATCATTCGCCCTGAAGATGTAGGCTTTCCGAGCGCCACAATAGTGCTAACCGCGCGCAGCGGCAGGCATGCTCTGAAATTCCATCTGGAGCGTTTAGGATATACGCTGGATAAGGAAGAACTTGCTTTTGTTTACAATAACTTTTTAACGCTTGCTGATAGTAAGCTTGACATAAATGACCAGGATTTGCAAGGCCTTATGGCGCACCGACTGGTAAAAAATTAACAATGGAAACTGATACAAAAAGCCGGCTTAATTTTGAAGCGGCATACCAGCGGATAAAGGACGTTGTGAAACGTACCCCGCTGCAATATAACGCCGGTCTTTCGGCAAAATATGAGTGTGATGTTTATTTAAAACGCGAAGACCTGCAGGTTGTGCGTTCATACAAGTTGCGCGGCGCGTACAACATGATCAGTCAGTTAAATGACGATGAGTTGAGCCGCGGTGTAGTTTGCGCCAGTGCGGGTAACCATGCCCAGGGCGTAGCTTTTTCATGCAACAAAAAAAATATTAAGGGTGTAATTTTTATGCCCGAAATAACGCCTAAGCAAAAGGTTAAACAAACCGCCATGTTTGGCAACGGTAATATAGAGATTGTGCTTACCGGCGATACCTTTGATGATTGCCTGGCCGAAGCCCTTGCCTATACCGAAAAACACCAGATGACTTTCATCCCTCCTTTCGATGACTACCGCGTTATTGAAGGCCAGGGAACCGTAGGTGTTGAAATACTGCAGGACCTGCCGGACATTGAAGTTGCAATCATGCCTATTGGCGGTGGCGGTTTTGCTTCTGGCACAGGTACCTATCTTAAAAATAACGTTCCGAACATTCACCTGATAGGCGTTGAGCCGGAAGGTGCCCCATCAATGCTGGGTGCCATAAACCATGGTAAACCTATTACATTAGATGAAATAGACCGTTTTGTTGATGGCGCCGCTGTTAAACGTGTTGGCGCGTTAACCTATGATATCTGTAAAGATATCCTGAACGATATGCTGCTGGTACCCGAAGGTAAAATATGCACCACCATACTCAAACTTTATAATGAGGATGCTATTGTAGTTGAACCGGCCGGTGCATTATCTGTAGCCGCGCTTGATGCCTGCAAAGAGCAAATCAAAGGCAAAAAGGTAGTTTGCATTATCAGCGGTGGTAATAACGATATTGCCCGCATGCAGGAGATCAAAGAAAAATCGCTGCTGTACGAAGGTTTAAAACATTACTTCATCGTAAGGTTCCCGCAACGTCCGGGGGCTTTGAAGTTATTTGTAAATAGTGTATTAGGCCCTGGTGATGACATTACCCGTTTTGAGTTCATTAAAAAGAATGAAAAAGAAAACGGCCCGGCACTGGTAGGCATCGAGCTAAAAAATGCTGAGGACTACCCTGCCCTGTTGCAACGGATGCACGCGCACCGTTTCAATGTTATTGAATTGAATAAAGACCAGACTTTGTTTGAGTATTTGGTGTGAGTCTCCCGCTCGTCATTGCGAGGCACGAAGCAATCCCAAACTATACAGAGTGGCTCTGCCAATCGGGGATTGCTTCGTGCCTCACAATGACGTGGTGGAGATGAAAGAGGCCTAAAACTTGAAAGTTTTAGGCCTCTTTTTTATTCTGTAAATTCTAAAATTCTGTAAATTCTGATTCAGAAATTACTCCTGCACCACATCAATCCAGTTACCATCCCCTTTAATGATATTGATCAACTCATCAAGCGCATTGGCCGAACTAATATTTTTCTTCACGGCTTCCTTACCACGGTAAAGGGTGATTTTATCGGTACCTGAGCCAACATAACCATAGTCGGCATCGGCCATTTCGCCGGGGCCATTTACGATACAGCCCATGATACCAATCTTCAATCCTTTAAGGTGACTTGTGCGACTGCGAATCATCTGGGTAGTAACCATCAGATCGAACAATGTACGGCCGCAGCTTGGGCAGGAAATATACTCTGTTTTGGAGATACGTGAGCGGGTAGCCTGCAAAATACCAAAAGCGGTAGAGGTAATTACATTAGTAGGTAGTTCAGGAGCATCTATCCAGATACCATCGCCAAAACCATCAACCAATAAAGCGCCAAGATCGGTTGAAGCGTAGAGTTGTAATTTAGATGTGAGATCTGAGATTTGAGATTTGAGATCAACTTCACTTTCGGACTTTCCGACTTCCGGACTTCCGGACTCGAATAAATAGCTTCTCTTCACAATCACCGGCACATCCAAACCAAGCTCTTCCATTTTAAAGAAGAAAGCGCGTTGCTCAGCCATACCGTGCAGGGCCTCGGTTTCGAGCACCAGCACCAGCGAATTATCCAACTGGATAGATCCGAAAGCATCTGAGTCAATATCAGCTGGCTGCAACCTTACTAAGTTTAGTTTTGAAGACCGGTCGACATCGCCAATATATTCCTGTAGGGTAAATACAGGGTGGCAATTGGTTTTATCGGCCAGTTTAAGCCAGGTATTGTAATTATAAAGCTGCTTTAAGTTGCCTGGTAAAGTAAACGAAGGCAATTCATCGGCCAGGTAAACAAAATCAACTGATTGTTCGGCCATGTTATATTTATCCAGCAGCGGCGAGTACAGGTAGCCTGCTTCGTTCAACACAGCCGGATCTTTCAGGTTCTTTTTCGATAAGTCAACCACTACCCTCGGCACCAAATGTCCGCCTATAAAAGCGTTGGCCTCGTAGGTTTCGCGTTTTTTGTATTCGTATGGATTATGTTGAGCTGGTGAAATGTCAAATGTTAAAGGCGAAATATTTTTATCTTCACCTAAAGCTTCGGCCTTTTGCCTTTCGCCTTTCGCCTTTTCCCTCAAAGAATAGCGACGAACCAACTCAATAGCAACCGGGGCTTCGGCTTCAGGCTCTTCGGTTAGGGATACACGCACGGTATCGCCGAGACCATCTTCCAATAACGTTCCTATACCTACGGCAGATTTAATGCGGCCGTCTTCACCATCGCCGGCTTCAGTCACACCAAGGTGCAGCGGATAGTTCATGCCTTCTGCAACCATAGTTTCAACCAGTAAACGGTAGGCCTGTACCATCACCTGCGGGTTGCTCGATTTCATTGAGATCACGAGGTTATAGTAATTGAGTTGCTCACACATCCGCATAAATTCCATGGCCGATTCAACCATACCTTGTGGGGTATCGCCGTAACGGCTCATGATCCTGTCGCTCAGCGAACCATGATTGGTACCGATACGCATGGCAGTGCCATATTCTTTACACACTTTTACTAACGGCGCAAACTTTTGGAGAATGCGTTCCAGTTCGCCCTGATATTCCAGGTCGGTATAATCTATCTGGTCAAATTTCTTTTTATCGGCATAGTTACCGGGATTAACACGCACCTTTTCAACTATGCGGGCAGCTACCTCGGCAGCATTTGGGGTAAAGTGAATATCAGCAACCAATGGCACTGTATAGCCACGGGCGCGAAGTTGCTTTTTAATTTCGGCCAGGTTTTGGGCCTCTTTAATGCTGGGCGCTGTGATCCGCACATACTCGCAACCGGCATCAACCATACGAATGGTTTGCTCAACCGTACCAATGGTATCCATGGTATCGGTAGTGGTCATGCTTTGTATGCGGATTGGATTATTCCCGCCCATAGGTATATCGCCGATATTAACCTCGCGGGTAATAAAACGCGAATATTCGGTTAATGAGTTACAATAACGACCGGGCAGCACTTTAACAGCATCAGTATTCATCAGTGATGGAAATTAATATAATGCAAATTTAGTGAATATGTTGGGATTAGGCTACCTGCATGTAAACGATAAATTCATAGTAAAGTCAATCACTTTAAATTGAATTTATATATTTTAGCTAAATAAAACCTTTATCTCTTCACAATGAGAAACTATATTTTGCTTATTACGCTTTGTTTCATCTTTTCGTGCAAGAGTAATACTAAAAAAGACAATGCTTCGATAGATGCAGATGCCGGAAACTCTAATTTACTCATTAAAAAATTCAAGCCACTACTGCAAGGCACCTGGGTAAACAAGACCTATATTGATAAGGTGGCAAAAACAAGATCGCCATTGGCGGCAGTGAAAGAAGCTGACGGCATATCATCTTTTAGCATCAATACCGCAGACATGAAAGGCGATAGTATTATTGTACCCGTTGGCTGGGATAATCATGACGGAAGTGACGTTACGTTATCATTTAAGAAAGGGAAGCGGCCTTCGTCGTTAATATTTGGAGCAGGCGAACTTTGTGCTACTGTTGATCACGGTGATACTATCATAACTGTTTATTATCCTAATAATAAGGGTCAGATTAAAACCACTCCATTTATCAGGGCAAACTCCAAAGAGATAATGCAAATTGCAGATGGGATGTACCGCCTGATTAATAAGGTGCTTATTGCCGGAACCTATAATTTACAAGATTCCACAGCAAATTCCGTGGTAATGTTTAGTATTGATGGCAAAGTGCAAGGATTTCGTGGCTTTAAAAACTACACCATAAACATCGACCTTAACTCGGACGCAATGGATAATCTTGACGAGATCGGATTTAGGAATGATATAAAACATCATGCCAGCTACTCATTTAAGTTTGATGGCGATACACTGAAGCTTTATGATACCAAACCCAACGCAGATTCGTCTTTATTGATTCTGGATAAATTAAAGTACAAATTGGTAAAGCAAAAGTAAGCTCAAACCCATCATATCAACCTATCTTTAATCACCAAAGTCCCGGCAATCATATCATGTAAACACTGTTGCTGCTTATTAAAAAACGCTATCAAGTAACCGATAAAAAGGGTTAATACTGAAAATAACTTGGCGAGGTTACGACCGATCGCCTTTCCAACGCTGATCCGGTTGCCATCCATATCCACTACTTTTATATTAAGCATTTGCTTACCGTAAGTAGCTTGCTTAACCGAGCTTTCCATTACCACATGATAAATAAATTTGCCAATGGGTGTAAAAGCAATAATACCGATAGAGGTATAGATGCGGGCCTGCTTATCAGTAACGAACAGGAACACCGCCGCAGCCGCAAGCATTACAAATACCCCAAACACTATAAACCAGTCAAGCGCTGATGCCAGCCAGCGCTGATCAAAGCTGCCGTAATATTGCATGAGCAGCTTTGGCCGGGCAAAGCCGAACAGTTCCCGTAACTCGGTAATTTCCTGGGCTTCCTTGTAATCCACCATGTCATCGGTCTTAACAAAATCGCCGGGTTTGATGCCGCGCGTTTTGAGCTCGGGGATGGTAAATGGCCCTTCGGGTTTACCGTTAATGACTAATATGTAGGATTGGGACATGAGGCGATCTATTACATAACCATATCATTGCGAGGAGGAACGACGAAGCAATCGCATACTATACAGGGCCGGCTTGCCTCTGTGCGATTGCCACGCTTCGCTTGCAGTGACATATTCTATTTGTGTTTTTATCCCTCTAAGATAGATATTCCTTCCACCAATCAGAATTATAAGCGCCTTTTACCTCGGTCGGTTCGCCAGGTTTGGGGGCAAATAAATTGATATGTTTTTGTTTTGCCATAGGTACCAACCATTCAATAGGCTCGTACCAGGCATGCGGGGCCAGGTTAAATGTACCATAGTGGATGGGCATCATCAGTTTACCTTTCAGATCAAGATGCGCGTTAGACGCATTATCCGGCCCCATGTGAATATCGGGCCAGAATTTTCCATATGCGCCTATTTCAAGCATGGTTAAATCAAACGGACCAAAAGCCTCTCCTATTGCTTTAAACTCGGGCGAATATCCCGAATCGGCACCAAAATAAATATTATGTTCAGGGCCTTTAATCACAAATGACGACCAAAGCGTTTCGTTTCTCCCGGTAATCCCCCTGCCAGAAAAATGCCGGGATGGCGTTGAAGTAAGAACAATTTCATTGCCGATCATCGCGCTATCACCCCAATCCATTTCAGTGATAAAATTGGCAGCCATACCCCAGCGGGTTAAATACTGGGCCACACCCACCGAGCAGAAAAAAGGAATATTTTTATCGGCAAAAAACTTGATCGTAGCTTTATCCAAATGGTCATAATGGTCATGCGACTGGATCACGGCATCCAGCGGTGGCAGGTCTTCAAGAGCTATAGGCGGTTTAAAAAACCGCTTAGGCCCAAATGATTGCGAAAACGAAACCCTGTCGCTCCAAACGGGATCGGTAAGGATGCGTTTTCCATCTATCTCAATCAGGATGCTGGAGTGCCCAATCCAGGTGATACGCAAACCAGATGCGGGCGGCGTATTGTAAACCGATGGATCTGTTTTAAACGGACCTAAAGTTTTTTTAGGCGTATTCTCGGCTTTGTTATTCACATATTCCCTCAAAATGGGAATCATTTTGCCAAAGCCAGCCTCGTCGGTAGGTATAGTATTTTGATATTTTTGTCCTTTTTTTCGCGATGCGGGTAAACTCATAACAGCAATTATAGTACTTAAAACAGGTATGATATAAGTAACGCAAAAAAGTTACGATTGGTTGAATGTCCGGTACCTTTATTTACTTAAAAATGATATTGCTGTATCGCAAAACTCAATTAACGGAGCAGGCAAAACATCCCCATCAAAAGGGTGCAAACCGCCAAAAGTATGATCGGCCTCTTTTTGTACGATGTATTGGCCAGCAGGATTAGCTTCGTGCAACTGCTGCGAATGGCTAACCGGTACCGTAGGATCGGCATCACCATGAATGATGAGCCATGGCTGGGTGATTTTAGCGGCCTGCTTTAAAATATCTAACCTAATCGGGTTATTATCCAGATCATCCAACAAGGTTGATTTGACAGGCATTTGCTGACCGGTGCGTTTATTTTCAAAGTAAAAAACCCCCTGCAGTCGCCACTGGGGCTCTATCTGTTTAGGCCAAAGGTTACGGAAACCGGATATGGAAGCCATGCTCACCAATTTTTTGATCCGCGCATCTTCGGCTGTTTTGATGATACTTATACCGCCACCCATGCTATGGCCAATGAGGTATACGCCATCGGCAACGGGTATGCTCGCGCCGCTGCAGGCAAAATCAATGATGGTATCCAGGTCTTCCAGTTCGATAGAGATGGTATTATCTGCAAAAGCAGTCAGATCTGCAAAATCTTGAGGATGTGCAGGCGTTGTGCCATTATGCGAAAAATTGAATTTCAGGAAACGGAAGCCATTTTTGACAAAGTACCGGGCCAGCAGATCATGCGTACCCCAATCTTTAAAGCCCTTAAAACCATGAGCGAAAATTACCAGTGGCGCATTTTTAAAAGCATCATCATAGGTAACATCAATAAGCATTGGTCGGCCTTTAGCGCCGGGAAGGGTAAAATTATCTTTCCTGATCATGGCGGCTAAGTTAGTATTAACCGGGATATTATTTCGGGAGCAGTCTGAAGTAATTAGGCTAAAGCCCTTCTTTGCTAACCCGATCCGTTGGCTAAAGCCACCGGCAATGAAAAACACAAGCTATTCAAAAGAAAGCGTCATTGCGAGGTACGAAGCAATCCCAAACTATACAGAGCGGATTTGCTTATCTGGGATTGCTTCGTACCTCGCAATGACGCTTTTTGTAATATTGTTTCCCTACACCCTTTTCCCGTTAAAAGTGATATTATACAAATCCGTGCGCCTGTCTTTGATATTTTGCACACTGCCGTATTCATGCAGCTCGTCCAATAACGACAGGTCAACATCAGCAATCACAATCATCTCGGTATTAGGTGTGGCTTCAGATTGAATACCATTGGTTGGGAAACCAAAATCAGATGGTGTAAATACCGCCGATTGCGCGTAGCTCACTCCCATATTATTTACGTTAGGCAGGTTGCCAACACAGCCGGCTATAGCCACATAACATTCATTTTCAACGGCACGGGCCTGCGCGCAAAACTTAACCCTGTTGTATCCGTTTTGGGTATCGGTAAGGAAGGGTACAAACAAGATTTGCATATCCTGCCCGGCCATAATGCGCGACAGTTCCGGAAACTCCACGTCATAACAGATCAGAATGCCTATTTTACCGGCATCGGTTTCAAACACCCTCACTTCATCACCACCACGGATGCCCCATGAGCTAATTTCAGATGGTGTTGGGTGGATCTTGTAAACCTCCTCCATGCTACCGTTGCGGCGCAGCAGGTAGGATACGTTATACAACGATTCTTCATCAATTTTAGGCATGCTGCCCGCTATGATATTTACGTTATAGGATACGGCCAGTTTGCCAAATTCCTCAACAATCTGCTGGGTATATTTTGCCAGCTCGCGCATGGCCTTGGCCGTATCCATGTGGTTATAATCGGCCATGAGCGGCGTGTTAAATAACTCAGGGAACAGAATAAAATCGGCCTGGTAGTCGCTCACCGCGTCAACAAAGTATTCGGCATGTTTAAGCAACTCGCTGATATTATTATAAGAGCGCATTTGCCACTGCACCAGCCCAATACGCACTACCGTTTTATGATTAATAGCATCACTTACTTCTTCATAGTAAACATTGTTCCACTCTATAAGCGTAGCAAAACCCTTTGAACGGCTATCCTCCGGCAGGTAGTTTTTCAGTACTTTACGTACGTGAAAATCATTAGATAGCTGGAACGATAGTGTAGGATCATAAATCTCCTTGTATTTCACCTTGTCGATATACTGTCGTGGCGTAAGCTCGTTCTGATATTTCTGATAATTGGGGATGCGTCCCCCAGCTATAATACTTTTTAGGTTTAGCTTTTCGCATAGTGCCTTCCGTGCTTCATAAAGGCGGCGCGCCAAACGAAGACCACGATAATTGGGGTGTATAAAAATATCGATACCATAAAGCACATCACCTTTTTCGTTATGGGTTTTAAAGGTGCTATCTCCTGTAATTTGCTTATAGGTGTGGTTATCCCCAAATTTTTGATAATCAACAATAATAGATAACGCACAGCCGACTACCACATCGTTCACGGTTACACAGATCTGTCCTTCAGGGAAAAGTTTGATGAGCTTTTTGATGGAATTGGCATCCCAATAGTCCTCATCCATATCCATATAAGCCGACTTCATCGACTTTTTAAGTTCCTGATAATCCTGTACTTCCAGGTTACGTAGTTCTACACTTTGCAGATCCATAGTTTTTTGTTACGATCAGTATTTTTATGTTATGCTGAACTGTCTCGAACGAGGTGTTTCAAACGCCCAACAAGACAAAGTTTGTTTATTGCAGTGCAGGGCAAACCAACAAGCTACCCCATCACTGTACTCCCAACATCCAAAAGCTCAATTGGTTTAAAGTAATTTTTCGCGATCGCTGGTATGCCACCAAACCCAATAGATC includes:
- a CDS encoding RDD family protein → MSQSYILVINGKPEGPFTIPELKTRGIKPGDFVKTDDMVDYKEAQEITELRELFGFARPKLLMQYYGSFDQRWLASALDWFIVFGVFVMLAAAAVFLFVTDKQARIYTSIGIIAFTPIGKFIYHVVMESSVKQATYGKQMLNIKVVDMDGNRISVGKAIGRNLAKLFSVLTLFIGYLIAFFNKQQQCLHDMIAGTLVIKDRLI
- a CDS encoding alpha/beta hydrolase family protein, with protein sequence MIRKDNFTLPGAKGRPMLIDVTYDDAFKNAPLVIFAHGFKGFKDWGTHDLLARYFVKNGFRFLKFNFSHNGTTPAHPQDFADLTAFADNTISIELEDLDTIIDFACSGASIPVADGVYLIGHSMGGGISIIKTAEDARIKKLVSMASISGFRNLWPKQIEPQWRLQGVFYFENKRTGQQMPVKSTLLDDLDNNPIRLDILKQAAKITQPWLIIHGDADPTVPVSHSQQLHEANPAGQYIVQKEADHTFGGLHPFDGDVLPAPLIEFCDTAISFLSK
- a CDS encoding MBL fold metallo-hydrolase; this encodes MSLPASRKKGQKYQNTIPTDEAGFGKMIPILREYVNNKAENTPKKTLGPFKTDPSVYNTPPASGLRITWIGHSSILIEIDGKRILTDPVWSDRVSFSQSFGPKRFFKPPIALEDLPPLDAVIQSHDHYDHLDKATIKFFADKNIPFFCSVGVAQYLTRWGMAANFITEMDWGDSAMIGNEIVLTSTPSRHFSGRGITGRNETLWSSFVIKGPEHNIYFGADSGYSPEFKAIGEAFGPFDLTMLEIGAYGKFWPDIHMGPDNASNAHLDLKGKLMMPIHYGTFNLAPHAWYEPIEWLVPMAKQKHINLFAPKPGEPTEVKGAYNSDWWKEYLS
- the ispG gene encoding (E)-4-hydroxy-3-methylbut-2-enyl-diphosphate synthase, with translation MNTDAVKVLPGRYCNSLTEYSRFITREVNIGDIPMGGNNPIRIQSMTTTDTMDTIGTVEQTIRMVDAGCEYVRITAPSIKEAQNLAEIKKQLRARGYTVPLVADIHFTPNAAEVAARIVEKVRVNPGNYADKKKFDQIDYTDLEYQGELERILQKFAPLVKVCKEYGTAMRIGTNHGSLSDRIMSRYGDTPQGMVESAMEFMRMCEQLNYYNLVISMKSSNPQVMVQAYRLLVETMVAEGMNYPLHLGVTEAGDGEDGRIKSAVGIGTLLEDGLGDTVRVSLTEEPEAEAPVAIELVRRYSLREKAKGERQKAEALGEDKNISPLTFDISPAQHNPYEYKKRETYEANAFIGGHLVPRVVVDLSKKNLKDPAVLNEAGYLYSPLLDKYNMAEQSVDFVYLADELPSFTLPGNLKQLYNYNTWLKLADKTNCHPVFTLQEYIGDVDRSSKLNLVRLQPADIDSDAFGSIQLDNSLVLVLETEALHGMAEQRAFFFKMEELGLDVPVIVKRSYLFESGSPEVGKSESEVDLKSQISDLTSKLQLYASTDLGALLVDGFGDGIWIDAPELPTNVITSTAFGILQATRSRISKTEYISCPSCGRTLFDLMVTTQMIRSRTSHLKGLKIGIMGCIVNGPGEMADADYGYVGSGTDKITLYRGKEAVKKNISSANALDELINIIKGDGNWIDVVQE